In Flavobacterium sp. N1736, the following are encoded in one genomic region:
- a CDS encoding YraN family protein, with protein sequence MAEHNELGKKGEELAVEYLLQNGYEILDRNWTFKKAEIDIIAQKENILAVIEVKTRSSTDFGLPQDFVKAKKIKLLIKAVNAYINYREKDFCDDINIRFDIMAIQKNGESFAIEHLTDAFYHF encoded by the coding sequence TGAACACAACGAACTCGGAAAAAAAGGAGAAGAACTTGCTGTAGAATATCTGCTTCAAAACGGATATGAAATTCTGGATAGAAACTGGACTTTTAAGAAAGCCGAAATAGACATTATTGCGCAAAAAGAAAATATTTTAGCTGTAATTGAAGTAAAAACAAGATCTAGCACAGATTTTGGTTTACCACAAGATTTTGTGAAGGCAAAAAAGATCAAACTTCTTATAAAAGCAGTAAATGCCTACATAAACTATAGGGAAAAGGATTTTTGTGATGATATAAATATTAGATTTGACATTATGGCTATCCAGAAAAACGGAGAATCATTTGCTATTGAACATCTTACCGACGCATTTTATCATTTTTAA